From one Gallionella capsiferriformans ES-2 genomic stretch:
- a CDS encoding 2OG-Fe(II) oxygenase produces the protein MNIIAEQLQDTGYIVLDNPLPASLMTALRERCQESQAGFEAAHIGRGTDKKQINSIRGDVIRWLDESHDTDQAYLAWMENLRSKLNEALYLGLFDYECHYAIYGAGTGYAKHSDVLNGKKNRVLTTVLYLNENWQRSDGGELVLFEPEGIDVLATVAPKFGTMIIFLSESFPHEVLISHSTRRSITGWFRVSGS, from the coding sequence ATGAACATCATTGCCGAACAACTGCAGGACACAGGGTACATCGTGCTGGATAATCCGCTGCCGGCCTCGTTGATGACCGCGCTTCGTGAGCGCTGTCAGGAGAGTCAGGCGGGTTTTGAGGCGGCCCATATCGGTCGCGGTACCGATAAAAAGCAGATCAATTCGATACGCGGCGATGTGATTCGCTGGCTTGATGAGAGCCACGATACCGATCAGGCTTATCTGGCATGGATGGAAAACCTGCGTTCAAAACTCAATGAAGCGCTGTACCTTGGCTTATTCGACTACGAATGCCACTACGCCATTTATGGCGCCGGAACAGGGTATGCGAAACACTCCGATGTGCTGAACGGCAAGAAAAATCGCGTACTGACCACGGTGTTATACCTGAATGAGAACTGGCAGCGCAGCGATGGCGGTGAACTTGTCTTGTTCGAGCCGGAAGGCATAGACGTGCTTGCCACCGTCGCCCCGAAATTTGGCACAATGATCATCTTTTTAAGCGAGTCATTTCCGCATGAAGTCCTCATCTCTCACAGTACAAGGCGCAGCATTACCGGATGGTTCCGTGTCAGCGGCAGTTAA
- a CDS encoding M29 family metallopeptidase, with protein sequence MKSSSLTVQGAALPDGSVSAAVNALPEYAIDLAEKNVHDILTLAVEHTQAAVVVWDAQCALSIALASAYWRCLPDAIFIDFDSVAPEAVRAEFERLMPGDLVVLIQSTSFRLDAFRIRVELFKLQLKVIEHPHLSRMPGDQGLLYIESLAYDPVYVRGTGHALKARFDSARVGIINSFGEQLIFSSGFEPAKLNVGDYSQMHNVGGQFPIGEVFTESKDLEGLNGRVRLSIFGDTSFTVNKPERPITLIVDKGRVTGTVDSTPEFDLVLAKIREDEGEIWVRELGLGLNRTFTQERLVSDIGTYERMCGVHLSLGAKHGSYNKPQIKKSAARYHVDVFAYTDTMTLDGEVIYRDGLWAV encoded by the coding sequence ATGAAGTCCTCATCTCTCACAGTACAAGGCGCAGCATTACCGGATGGTTCCGTGTCAGCGGCAGTTAACGCGCTGCCCGAATATGCCATCGATCTGGCAGAAAAGAATGTCCACGACATCCTGACGTTAGCCGTCGAACACACCCAGGCAGCCGTCGTGGTATGGGATGCGCAGTGCGCGCTTTCTATCGCGTTGGCCAGCGCTTACTGGCGCTGCTTGCCTGACGCAATATTTATCGATTTCGACAGCGTTGCGCCTGAAGCTGTGCGCGCTGAATTCGAGCGTTTAATGCCGGGTGATCTGGTCGTTTTGATTCAGTCCACCAGTTTTCGTCTCGATGCCTTCCGGATTCGCGTGGAGCTGTTCAAACTGCAGCTCAAAGTCATTGAACACCCGCACCTGTCGCGTATGCCGGGCGATCAGGGGCTGCTGTACATTGAATCGCTCGCATATGACCCGGTCTACGTTCGCGGCACAGGTCATGCGCTCAAAGCGCGCTTTGACAGTGCGCGGGTCGGCATCATCAACAGCTTCGGCGAACAGCTGATTTTCTCGAGCGGATTTGAGCCTGCCAAACTGAACGTGGGCGACTACAGTCAGATGCACAACGTCGGCGGGCAATTCCCCATCGGCGAAGTGTTCACCGAGTCGAAGGATCTGGAAGGCTTAAATGGCCGGGTGCGTCTGTCGATTTTCGGTGACACCAGTTTTACCGTCAACAAGCCTGAGCGTCCGATCACACTGATCGTCGATAAGGGGCGCGTGACCGGCACGGTCGATTCCACGCCCGAATTCGACCTTGTGCTGGCCAAGATACGCGAAGACGAGGGTGAGATCTGGGTGCGTGAACTGGGTCTGGGGCTTAACCGGACCTTTACGCAGGAGAGGCTGGTCAGCGATATCGGCACGTACGAGCGCATGTGCGGCGTGCATCTGTCGCTGGGCGCCAAGCATGGCAGTTACAACAAGCCGCAGATCAAAAAGTCGGCGGCCCGCTATCATGTGGACGTGTTCGCCTACACCGACACCATGACGCTGGATGGCGAGGTGATCTACCGCGACGGGTTGTGGGCGGTTTAA
- a CDS encoding AMP-binding protein: MSYQTEYDRSMNDPEGFWRKQAEALEWFKFPQQIVKTEADGQGYWFADGQMNTAYMALDHHVNTGRGDQLALIFDSPVTHTKATYTYSQLTDAVALTAGMLAGLGVVKGDRVIIYMPMIPEAVIAMLAVARLGAIHSVVFGGFAPPELAVRIDDATPKVIMSASCGIEIKRTVEYKPLLDRAISLAVHKPESCVIYQRPQCIATMTERDYDWSTLLAGATPVGCTPVLGSDPLYILYTSGTTGKPKGVVRENGGHAVALKYSMSAIYNVNPGDVFWASSDVGWVVGHSYIVYAPLLQGCTTVVYEGKPIMTPDAGALWRVCAEYGVKALFTAPTAFRAVKKEDPDALLMQNYDLSQLQTIFSAGERLDAPTETWLGEHSGKPVIDHWWQTETGWAITANLQGVEPMPVKLGSSTKPVPGFNVQILDEHGEVQPAGTQGYIALKLPLPPSCLNRVWGDDNKFRDSYLAFLPGYYTSGDGGYIDEEGYVFVMGRVDDVINVAGHRLSTGEIEEVIASHPDVAECAVIARDDEIKGQTPMALVVLKTGSAISEAELHKQLVARIRETIGAITCYKDTVVLARLPKTRSGKTLRKTLCNIVNGREYSVPSTIDDTAVIPEIIEVLRSRQIVI, translated from the coding sequence ATGAGTTACCAGACCGAGTATGACCGTTCGATGAATGATCCGGAAGGCTTCTGGCGCAAGCAGGCCGAGGCGCTGGAATGGTTTAAATTCCCCCAGCAGATAGTCAAGACGGAGGCCGACGGTCAGGGTTACTGGTTTGCTGATGGCCAGATGAATACGGCCTATATGGCGCTGGATCATCACGTCAACACCGGACGCGGCGATCAGCTCGCGCTCATTTTTGACTCCCCCGTCACCCATACCAAGGCGACTTACACCTATTCGCAGCTCACCGATGCGGTGGCCTTGACCGCCGGCATGCTGGCAGGTCTGGGTGTCGTCAAAGGTGATCGCGTCATCATCTATATGCCGATGATCCCGGAGGCGGTCATCGCGATGCTCGCGGTTGCGCGGCTGGGTGCGATCCATTCGGTGGTGTTCGGCGGTTTTGCGCCGCCGGAACTGGCGGTGCGTATCGATGATGCGACGCCAAAAGTGATTATGTCCGCTTCCTGCGGTATCGAAATCAAGCGGACGGTCGAATATAAACCGCTGCTCGATCGCGCGATCAGTCTGGCGGTCCATAAGCCTGAGAGCTGCGTGATCTATCAGCGTCCGCAATGCATCGCCACCATGACTGAGCGCGATTACGACTGGAGCACGTTGCTGGCCGGTGCAACGCCTGTCGGCTGCACGCCTGTTCTGGGCTCGGATCCTTTGTATATCCTCTACACCTCTGGCACGACAGGTAAACCCAAAGGCGTGGTGCGCGAAAATGGCGGCCATGCGGTAGCGCTCAAATACAGCATGAGTGCGATTTACAACGTCAATCCGGGCGACGTGTTTTGGGCTTCTTCCGATGTCGGTTGGGTGGTAGGTCATTCCTACATCGTCTATGCGCCACTGCTGCAAGGCTGCACCACCGTCGTCTACGAAGGCAAACCGATCATGACGCCGGACGCCGGTGCCTTGTGGCGCGTGTGTGCAGAATACGGCGTCAAAGCCTTGTTTACGGCACCGACTGCGTTTCGTGCGGTGAAAAAGGAAGATCCTGACGCGCTGCTCATGCAAAACTATGATCTGAGTCAGCTGCAAACCATCTTTTCCGCAGGGGAGCGTCTGGATGCGCCAACCGAAACGTGGCTCGGTGAGCACAGCGGCAAACCGGTTATCGATCACTGGTGGCAGACGGAAACAGGCTGGGCGATTACCGCCAACCTGCAAGGCGTCGAGCCGATGCCGGTAAAGCTGGGTTCGTCGACCAAACCTGTGCCCGGTTTTAACGTGCAGATTCTGGATGAGCACGGCGAGGTGCAACCTGCCGGCACGCAAGGGTATATCGCGCTTAAATTGCCGCTGCCGCCTTCATGCCTTAACCGCGTGTGGGGCGACGACAACAAATTCCGCGATAGTTACCTCGCCTTTTTGCCGGGCTATTACACCAGCGGTGATGGCGGTTATATTGATGAGGAGGGGTATGTGTTCGTGATGGGGCGTGTGGATGACGTGATCAACGTTGCAGGACACAGGCTCTCGACCGGTGAGATCGAAGAAGTGATCGCGAGCCATCCCGATGTGGCAGAATGCGCGGTCATCGCACGCGATGACGAGATCAAGGGGCAGACGCCGATGGCACTGGTTGTGCTCAAAACGGGCTCCGCGATCAGCGAGGCTGAATTGCATAAGCAGTTAGTCGCCCGCATCCGCGAGACAATCGGTGCGATTACCTGTTACAAGGATACGGTGGTGTTGGCACGTCTCCCCAAGACGCGTTCGGGCAAGACGCTACGCAAGACCCTGTGCAATATCGTCAATGGACGCGAATACAGCGTGCCTTCCACCATCGACGATACGGCGGTGATACCGGAAATCATCGAGGTGTTGCGCAGTCGGCAGATCGTTATATAA
- the mqo gene encoding malate dehydrogenase (quinone) — translation MSIKKVDVLLVGAGVMSATLGKLLALLDPSLKITMVERLSRVASESSHGLNNAGTGHAGYCELNYTPQQADGSVEIKRALAINAAYEVSLQFWSYLVEQGSLPSPEKFINPIFHQSFVWGEENVAFLRKRYQALHPHHLFEEMEYSEDHAVLREWMPLVMAHRDPKQPVAATQVKHGTDVDFGMLTRKLVKAMTKHSTFDLKLGHTITGMKQFPDGRWHVRLKENHSEHSKTIEAGFVFLGAGGGALPLLQKSGIPESLGYGGFPVSGQWLICKNPEVVRRHTSKVYGKAPLGAPPMSVPHLDTRIIDGEPALLFGPFASITTKFLKEGSVLDLFSSLKSNNLKPMLAVARDNLDLTRYLITEAFKSHSERVASLQEFYADAKEEDWELASAGQRVQIIKGCDTKGGRLEFGTEIVTSQDGTLASLLGASPGASTSVQAMIEVIERCFSDRVATEHWQEKIKKMIPSYGESLDENEELLHLVRERTLATLGLEHRAGKLGSKPR, via the coding sequence ATGAGCATTAAAAAAGTAGATGTATTACTCGTGGGTGCCGGCGTGATGAGTGCCACGTTGGGCAAGTTGTTGGCGTTGCTGGACCCGTCATTGAAAATTACCATGGTCGAGCGTCTGAGTCGCGTGGCAAGCGAGAGCTCGCACGGGCTGAATAATGCGGGGACCGGGCACGCAGGCTATTGCGAGCTCAATTACACGCCGCAGCAAGCGGATGGCAGTGTGGAAATCAAACGTGCGCTGGCGATCAATGCGGCCTATGAAGTATCACTGCAATTTTGGTCTTATCTGGTTGAACAGGGTTCGCTGCCGTCCCCTGAAAAATTTATTAATCCGATTTTTCATCAGAGCTTTGTCTGGGGCGAGGAAAACGTCGCATTTTTGCGCAAGCGTTATCAGGCGCTGCACCCGCATCATCTGTTCGAAGAGATGGAATACAGCGAAGATCACGCAGTGTTGCGCGAGTGGATGCCGTTGGTGATGGCGCATCGCGATCCGAAACAGCCGGTGGCCGCGACTCAGGTCAAGCACGGCACGGATGTCGATTTCGGCATGCTGACGCGCAAACTAGTGAAGGCGATGACCAAACACTCGACGTTCGATTTGAAACTGGGTCATACCATCACCGGCATGAAGCAGTTTCCGGACGGACGCTGGCATGTGCGGCTCAAAGAAAATCACAGCGAGCACAGCAAGACGATCGAGGCGGGTTTCGTGTTTCTAGGAGCGGGCGGCGGCGCATTGCCGCTGTTACAAAAGTCGGGTATTCCGGAGAGTCTGGGCTACGGCGGATTTCCGGTCAGCGGACAATGGCTGATCTGCAAGAATCCCGAGGTGGTCAGACGCCATACCAGCAAAGTGTATGGCAAAGCACCGCTAGGTGCACCGCCCATGTCGGTGCCGCATCTCGATACGCGGATTATCGACGGCGAGCCGGCCTTGCTGTTCGGCCCGTTTGCCAGCATCACGACTAAGTTTTTGAAAGAAGGCTCGGTGCTGGATCTTTTCTCGTCCCTCAAGTCGAATAATCTCAAACCGATGCTCGCCGTTGCACGGGACAATCTGGATCTGACCCGCTACCTGATCACCGAGGCATTTAAATCGCACAGCGAGCGCGTCGCCAGTTTGCAGGAGTTTTACGCCGATGCTAAAGAGGAAGACTGGGAGTTAGCCTCCGCCGGACAGCGTGTACAGATCATTAAGGGTTGTGATACCAAGGGCGGTCGACTGGAGTTCGGCACGGAAATCGTGACCAGTCAGGACGGCACGCTCGCCTCCTTATTGGGTGCGTCGCCCGGTGCATCGACTTCGGTGCAGGCGATGATCGAAGTGATCGAGCGCTGCTTTAGCGACCGGGTGGCAACGGAGCACTGGCAGGAAAAAATAAAGAAAATGATTCCGTCTTATGGCGAATCGCTCGATGAAAACGAGGAGCTGCTGCATTTGGTGAGGGAGCGCACGTTAGCAACGCTAGGGCTTGAGCACAGGGCAGGAAAGCTCGGCAGTAAGCCGCGCTAA